The following coding sequences lie in one Spodoptera frugiperda isolate SF20-4 chromosome 24, AGI-APGP_CSIRO_Sfru_2.0, whole genome shotgun sequence genomic window:
- the LOC126912259 gene encoding uncharacterized protein LOC126912259, with protein MMSWNRSPTNAVTIPNEWVLRLQTDSLKHHSLEESTDWLPRMREREKTIMTETDENATKLEKGIITSKKMISGRDEGANDASHKSHGILHLRQQNIPSGNEEYDDIPTDKWSGTTSTLKSGPCQKYRWQ; from the coding sequence GTCTCCGACCAATGCCGTAACAATACCGAATGAATGGGTACTGCGTCTCCAGACAGACAGCCTGAAGCATCACAGCTTGGAGGAGTCAACGGATTGGCTGCCGAgaatgagagagagagagaaaacaATAATGACAGAGACAGACGAGAATGCTACTAAGCTGGAGAAAGGAATTATCACTTCGAAGAAAATGATCTCCGGGAGAGATGAAGGTGCTAATGACGCATCTCATAAAAGCCATGGCATTTTACATTTAAGGCAACAAAATATTCCATCAGGAAATGAAGAATATGAtgatataccgacagacaaatGGTCAGGCACAACATCCACACTTAAGTCAGGTCCTTGTCAGAAGTATAGATGGCAATAA